The genomic window TGGAGACGATCTGTACCCCGGCGGCGTGCAGTGCCTGGGCCAGTTCGACGATGCCGTCCTTGTACCAGACGCTCAGCAGCGCCCGCTTGATCGGACGACGCCCCTCTGCGGAGGTGGTCACGGGATCCGTACCTTCCTGTCCTTGATGGTCCAGCCGTCGCGGACCAGTCGGCCGACGTGGTCGACCAGTTGGGCGCGTTCGGCCACCTTGATGCGCTCGGTGAGGGTCTCTTCCGTGTCGTCGTCGAGCACGGGGACCACGGTCTGGGCGATGATCGGCCCGGTGTCGACGCCGGCGTCGACGAAGAAGAGTGTCGCTCCGGCGACCTTCACACCGTAAGCGAGTGCGTCCCGCGGCCCGTGGATGCCGGGGAAGGCGGGTAGCAGCGCGTTGTGGGTGTTGATGTACCGGTCGCCGAACGAGTCCAGGAACTGTTTGCCGACGAGTTTCAGGAAGCCGGCCGAGATCACCAGATCGGGGCGGTGTTCGGCGACGTGGCCGGTGAGGGCGGTGTCCCAGTCGTCGCGGGTCGGGTAGGTCTTCACCGAGTCGACGAAGGTCGGGACACCGGCGGCACTGGCGATCTCCAGGCCGGCGATTCCGTCCCGATCGGCGCCGACGGCGACCACGGTGGCCCCG from Actinoplanes derwentensis includes these protein-coding regions:
- the purN gene encoding phosphoribosylglycinamide formyltransferase; its protein translation is MTDPAPARLVVLISGSGSNLKALLEATADPAYGATVVAVGADRDGIAGLEIASAAGVPTFVDSVKTYPTRDDWDTALTGHVAEHRPDLVISAGFLKLVGKQFLDSFGDRYINTHNALLPAFPGIHGPRDALAYGVKVAGATLFFVDAGVDTGPIIAQTVVPVLDDDTEETLTERIKVAERAQLVDHVGRLVRDGWTIKDRKVRIP